A section of the Jatrophihabitans sp. genome encodes:
- a CDS encoding AMP-binding protein, producing the protein MSDTTGVDEFLAARDLLLNARGDYATAYRQFSWPRPEWFNWALDYFDGVLARQQPGQDALRLIEDDGSQGRYTFAQLSDSSSRLAGWLAAHGIGRGMRVLLVLGNQVELWESMLACMKLGAVIIPATTLLSPADLADRLERGAVGAVISRSDLTAGFGSAPGGRVAVAVGEPVPGWLDYAEAAGFDRPYLPDAPTAGTDPLLLYFTSGTTAQPKLVEHTHLSYPVGHLSTMYWIGLRPGDVHLNVSSPGWAKHAWSCFFAPWNAGATVALFNYARFDAARMLDVLGEAGVSTFCAPPTVWRMLVQQDLGRWQLSLREAVSAGEPLNPEVIERVQRAWSLTIRDGFGQTETTAQIGNPPGEPVKPGSMGRPLPGYRVVLADPVTGQRLAAPAEGASQRGTSEERTEVAAPAGAEGEICLELSERPVGLMVGYRGNAERNDAAMAHGLYHTGDVATMDEDGYITYVGRTDDVFKSSDYRISPFELESVLVTHPAVAEAAVVGAPDPIRLSVPKAFVTLAPGHSPSAELAGQILAFCRQELAPYKRIRRLEFAELPKTISGKIRRVDLREAETGRGERRTAGEHREEDFRP; encoded by the coding sequence ATGAGCGACACCACCGGCGTCGATGAGTTCCTAGCCGCCCGTGACCTGCTGCTGAACGCTCGCGGGGACTACGCCACCGCCTACCGGCAGTTCAGCTGGCCGCGGCCGGAGTGGTTCAACTGGGCCTTGGACTACTTCGACGGGGTGCTGGCCCGGCAACAGCCAGGCCAGGACGCGCTGCGGCTGATCGAGGACGACGGCAGCCAGGGCCGCTACACCTTCGCGCAGCTGTCCGACAGCTCATCCCGGCTGGCCGGCTGGCTGGCCGCGCACGGGATCGGCCGCGGCATGCGGGTGCTGCTGGTGCTGGGCAACCAGGTCGAGCTGTGGGAGTCGATGCTGGCCTGCATGAAGCTGGGGGCGGTGATCATCCCGGCCACCACGCTGCTCTCACCGGCCGACCTGGCCGACCGGTTGGAGCGCGGCGCTGTCGGAGCGGTCATCAGCCGCTCGGACCTGACGGCCGGCTTCGGCTCGGCGCCCGGCGGCCGCGTCGCGGTGGCGGTGGGCGAGCCGGTGCCCGGATGGCTGGACTACGCCGAGGCCGCCGGCTTCGACCGGCCCTACCTGCCCGACGCGCCGACCGCCGGGACGGACCCGCTGCTGCTCTACTTCACCTCGGGCACCACCGCCCAGCCCAAGCTGGTGGAGCACACCCATCTCAGCTATCCGGTCGGGCACCTGTCGACGATGTACTGGATCGGGCTGCGGCCCGGCGACGTGCACCTCAACGTCTCCTCGCCCGGGTGGGCCAAACACGCCTGGTCGTGCTTCTTCGCGCCCTGGAACGCCGGGGCCACGGTGGCGCTGTTCAACTACGCCCGCTTCGACGCCGCCCGGATGCTCGATGTGCTGGGCGAGGCCGGCGTCAGCACCTTCTGCGCGCCGCCGACGGTCTGGCGGATGCTGGTGCAGCAGGACCTGGGCAGGTGGCAGCTGTCGCTGCGCGAGGCGGTCAGCGCCGGTGAGCCCTTGAACCCCGAGGTGATCGAACGGGTTCAGCGAGCCTGGTCGCTGACCATCAGGGACGGCTTCGGCCAGACCGAGACCACCGCTCAGATCGGCAACCCGCCCGGCGAGCCGGTCAAGCCCGGGTCGATGGGCCGGCCGCTGCCTGGCTACCGGGTGGTGCTGGCCGATCCGGTCACCGGCCAGCGGCTGGCAGCTCCAGCTGAGGGAGCATCGCAGCGAGGAACGAGCGAGGAGCGGACTGAAGTGGCAGCTCCAGCCGGCGCCGAGGGCGAGATCTGCCTGGAGCTGTCCGAGCGCCCGGTGGGCTTGATGGTGGGCTACCGCGGCAACGCCGAGCGCAACGACGCCGCGATGGCGCACGGGCTCTACCACACCGGTGACGTCGCGACGATGGACGAGGACGGCTACATCACCTACGTCGGCCGGACCGATGACGTGTTCAAGTCCAGTGACTACCGGATCAGCCCGTTCGAGTTGGAGAGCGTGCTGGTGACCCACCCGGCGGTGGCCGAGGCCGCCGTGGTGGGCGCCCCTGACCCGATCCGGCTGTCGGTGCCCAAGGCCTTCGTCACACTGGCTCCGGGCCACTCGCCCTCGGCCGAGCTGGCCGGGCAGATCCTGGCGTTCTGCCGGCAGGAGCTGGCGCCGTACAAGCGGATCCGCCGGTTGGAGTTCGCCGAGCTGCCCAAGACGATCAGCGGCAAGATCCGCCGGGTAGACCTGCGCGAGGCCGAAACCGGACGCGGCGAGCGGCGAACGGCCGGGGAGCACCGCGAGGAGGACTTCAGGCCGTAG
- a CDS encoding alpha/beta family hydrolase produces MPRLKIATPVGEAVVDLDPAAGARTVLVIGHGAGGSVEAPDILAVRKACLAAGISVARVTQPYRVAGKKGVPPIGTLDQAWRAVIASLGRRKALAGLDFVYAGRSSGARVACRCAADELTRPRPIGVVTLAFPLHPPGRPDKSRLPELAAPAVPVLVVQGGNDPYGMPEPAPGRRVEQMPGDHGLKRDTARIGQLVADWVQTLR; encoded by the coding sequence ATGCCCCGTCTGAAGATCGCGACCCCGGTCGGGGAGGCGGTGGTCGACCTCGATCCCGCCGCTGGCGCCAGGACGGTGCTGGTGATCGGCCACGGCGCCGGCGGCTCGGTGGAGGCGCCCGACATCCTGGCCGTTCGCAAGGCCTGCCTGGCCGCCGGGATCAGCGTCGCCCGGGTCACCCAGCCGTATCGGGTGGCGGGCAAGAAAGGGGTGCCGCCGATCGGCACGCTGGATCAGGCCTGGCGGGCGGTGATCGCCTCGCTCGGCCGGCGCAAGGCGCTGGCCGGCCTGGACTTCGTCTACGCCGGCCGCTCGTCCGGCGCCCGGGTCGCCTGCCGGTGCGCCGCCGACGAACTGACCAGGCCGCGGCCGATCGGCGTCGTGACACTGGCGTTCCCGCTGCACCCGCCGGGACGTCCGGACAAGTCCCGGCTGCCGGAGCTGGCGGCGCCGGCGGTTCCGGTGCTGGTCGTGCAGGGCGGCAACGACCCCTACGGAATGCCCGAGCCGGCGCCGGGGCGCAGGGTCGAGCAGATGCCCGGAGATCACGGGCTCAAGCGTGACACCGCGCGGATCGGCCAGCTGGTCGCAGACTGGGTCCAGACGCTGAGATGA
- a CDS encoding SOS response-associated peptidase — MCGRYVSSASTADLLAEFDVEEVVGAELRPSWNVAPTDPVRAVLQRPPKEPAEQAAPSKPVRQLRTLRWGLVPSWSPDPKGGARMINARIETVTEKPAFKKAAARRRCLLPAAGYYEWQKTDHGKVPYFLHDPDGRLLAMAGLYELWCDPTLAEDDPNRWLWSCTIITQQATDLLGEIHDRNPVLVPPELQAAWLDCSSDDPATARRILDQIPEARLEPYVVSPAVGNVRNDGPELIQPVELPEQERLQL; from the coding sequence ATGTGCGGTCGCTACGTCAGCTCGGCCTCGACGGCCGATCTTCTCGCGGAGTTCGACGTCGAGGAGGTGGTCGGCGCCGAGCTGCGGCCCTCGTGGAATGTCGCGCCCACCGATCCGGTGCGGGCGGTCCTGCAGCGGCCCCCCAAGGAGCCCGCCGAGCAGGCGGCGCCGTCCAAGCCGGTTCGCCAACTCCGGACGCTGCGCTGGGGCCTGGTGCCCAGCTGGTCCCCCGACCCCAAGGGCGGCGCCAGGATGATCAACGCCCGGATCGAGACGGTGACCGAGAAGCCGGCTTTCAAGAAGGCCGCGGCCCGCCGTCGGTGCCTGCTGCCGGCCGCGGGCTACTACGAGTGGCAGAAGACCGACCACGGCAAGGTCCCGTACTTCCTGCATGATCCCGACGGCCGGCTGCTCGCGATGGCCGGGCTCTACGAGCTGTGGTGCGACCCGACGCTGGCAGAGGACGACCCGAACCGCTGGCTGTGGTCCTGCACGATCATCACTCAGCAGGCCACCGACCTGCTCGGTGAGATCCACGATCGCAACCCCGTGCTGGTGCCGCCGGAGCTGCAGGCGGCCTGGCTCGACTGCTCCAGCGATGACCCGGCGACGGCGCGCCGGATCCTGGATCAGATCCCGGAGGCCCGACTGGAGCCCTACGTGGTGTCACCGGCGGTGGGCAATGTCCGCAACGACGGACCTGAGCTCATCCAGCCCGTCGAGCTGCCCGAGCAGGAGCGTCTGCAGCTGTGA
- a CDS encoding DUF6158 family protein has protein sequence MSAHPHGIEPAALADDDLRRELKHLHDTRHDTLLGGSEDALEHHTRRMLELEGEFLTRFPQESAPDPRRTRAGSRREAGQD, from the coding sequence ATGTCAGCGCACCCGCACGGTATCGAGCCGGCAGCGCTCGCCGACGATGATCTTCGCCGCGAGCTCAAGCATCTGCACGACACCCGGCACGACACCTTGCTGGGCGGCAGCGAGGACGCGTTGGAGCACCACACCAGGCGGATGCTCGAGCTGGAGGGTGAGTTCCTGACCCGCTTTCCGCAGGAGAGCGCCCCGGACCCGCGCCGGACCCGAGCGGGCAGCCGCCGAGAGGCCGGGCAGGACTGA
- the aroA gene encoding 3-phosphoshikimate 1-carboxyvinyltransferase, which translates to MSSPTEGAAGPPGDPWIAPTAREPVAAVIELPGSKSLTNRALVLAALSATPTRITAPLRARDTVLMATALRSLGVGVDDDGADWLIVPGTLRGGPVDCGLAGTVMRFVPPLAALAAGDSHFDGDPAARVRPMGALIEGLRQAGAVISDGARAALPFTVRGAGSLPGGRVRIDAAASSQFVSALLLAGARFDKGLELVHVGSGLPSLPHIEMTVTALRGAGASIDTDVANRWLVAPGTLDLADQVIEPDLSNAAPFLAAALVAGGSVTVPRWPASTSQPGVLLADLLGSMGATVTLGEAGLTVTGDGRIGPLVADLHEASELTPVLAALCALADGESVISGVAHIRGHETDRLAALATELNRLGGDVTETEDGLRLRPARLHGGLWRSYADHRMAQAGAVLGLVVPGVEVQDIGCTSKTLADFPGMWQRLLSPGSPARAAG; encoded by the coding sequence ATGAGCTCTCCCACCGAAGGCGCGGCCGGCCCGCCCGGCGACCCCTGGATCGCTCCGACCGCCCGTGAGCCGGTGGCGGCTGTCATCGAGCTGCCCGGCTCGAAGTCGCTGACCAACCGGGCCCTGGTGCTGGCCGCGCTGTCGGCCACCCCGACCCGGATCACCGCCCCGCTGCGGGCCCGCGACACGGTGCTCATGGCGACAGCGCTGCGCAGCCTGGGAGTCGGGGTTGACGACGACGGCGCGGACTGGCTGATCGTGCCCGGCACGCTGCGCGGCGGCCCGGTGGACTGCGGGCTGGCCGGCACCGTGATGCGGTTCGTCCCGCCGCTGGCCGCGCTGGCGGCCGGCGACAGCCACTTCGACGGTGACCCGGCTGCCCGGGTCCGGCCGATGGGCGCCCTGATCGAGGGGTTGCGCCAGGCCGGCGCGGTGATCAGCGACGGCGCCCGCGCGGCGCTGCCGTTCACGGTGCGCGGCGCGGGGTCGCTGCCCGGCGGCCGGGTGCGAATCGACGCCGCCGCGTCCTCGCAGTTCGTCTCGGCGCTGCTGCTGGCCGGCGCCCGGTTCGACAAGGGCCTGGAGCTGGTGCACGTCGGGTCCGGCCTGCCCTCGCTGCCGCACATCGAGATGACCGTGACGGCGCTGCGCGGCGCCGGCGCGAGCATCGACACCGACGTCGCGAACCGCTGGCTGGTGGCGCCCGGCACGCTGGACCTGGCCGACCAGGTCATCGAGCCGGACCTGTCCAACGCCGCGCCGTTCCTGGCGGCGGCGCTGGTGGCCGGCGGCTCGGTGACGGTGCCGCGGTGGCCGGCCAGCACCAGCCAGCCGGGGGTCCTGCTGGCCGACCTGCTCGGCTCGATGGGCGCCACGGTGACGCTCGGCGAGGCCGGCCTGACGGTGACCGGCGACGGCAGGATCGGGCCGCTGGTGGCCGACCTGCACGAGGCCAGCGAGCTGACACCGGTGCTGGCGGCGCTGTGCGCGCTGGCCGACGGCGAGTCGGTGATCAGCGGAGTGGCCCACATCCGCGGCCATGAGACCGACCGGTTGGCGGCGCTGGCGACCGAGCTGAACCGGCTGGGCGGAGACGTCACCGAGACCGAGGACGGCTTGAGGCTGCGCCCGGCGAGGCTGCACGGCGGGCTGTGGCGCAGCTACGCCGACCACCGGATGGCACAGGCCGGCGCGGTGCTCGGACTGGTGGTTCCCGGCGTCGAGGTGCAGGACATCGGCTGCACCAGCAAGACGCTGGCAGACTTTCCGGGCATGTGGCAGCGCTTGCTCTCCCCCGGTTCGCCGGCCCGAGCCGCGGGCTAG
- the rsgA gene encoding ribosome small subunit-dependent GTPase A yields the protein MAQRDTRRLDEDDVRNRPTRHGSRARTKQRPAHENASTGMVVTVDRGRFTVLLDGGPDGANVLLTAMRARELGRTAIVVGDRVAVVGDLTGAPDTLSRIVRVEPRQTVLRRTADDNDPYERVIVANADQLLIVTALADPPPVYGLIDRCVVAALTAGLEPILLLTKADLASPEQVLDNYAELDIPAIVTSRGADLAPIRAVLDSHVTVFVGHSGVGKSTLVNALVPGAARSTGVVSEAGKGRHTSTSVFALALPEPAHGWVIDTPGVRSFGLAHVSADDVLWAFPDLEDGAAQCPGSCEHLTAADGCRLDAWVAAGHSTPARLEAYRRLLVSRKDLGGAIPLP from the coding sequence ATGGCGCAGCGCGACACCAGGCGGCTGGATGAGGACGACGTCCGCAACCGGCCGACCCGGCACGGCAGCCGGGCCCGCACCAAGCAGCGGCCGGCGCACGAGAACGCCTCGACCGGGATGGTGGTCACCGTCGACCGCGGCCGGTTCACCGTGCTGCTCGACGGCGGCCCCGACGGCGCTAACGTGCTGCTGACCGCGATGCGGGCCCGCGAGTTGGGCCGCACCGCGATCGTCGTCGGGGACCGGGTGGCGGTGGTCGGCGACCTGACCGGAGCGCCGGACACGCTGTCCAGGATCGTCCGGGTAGAACCGCGCCAGACCGTGCTGCGGCGCACCGCCGATGACAACGACCCGTACGAGCGGGTGATCGTGGCCAACGCCGACCAACTGTTGATCGTGACGGCGCTGGCCGACCCGCCGCCGGTCTACGGCCTGATCGACCGGTGCGTGGTCGCCGCCCTGACCGCCGGCCTGGAGCCGATCCTGCTGCTGACCAAAGCGGATCTGGCCTCGCCGGAGCAGGTGCTGGACAACTACGCCGAGCTCGACATCCCCGCCATCGTGACCTCTCGCGGGGCTGACCTGGCGCCGATCCGGGCGGTCCTGGACTCCCACGTCACGGTCTTCGTCGGGCATTCCGGGGTCGGCAAGTCGACGTTGGTGAACGCCCTGGTGCCGGGCGCTGCCCGCAGCACCGGCGTGGTCAGCGAGGCGGGCAAGGGTCGGCACACCTCTACCTCGGTGTTCGCACTGGCACTGCCCGAGCCGGCCCACGGCTGGGTCATCGACACTCCCGGGGTGCGCTCGTTCGGGCTGGCGCACGTCAGCGCCGACGACGTCCTGTGGGCCTTTCCCGACCTGGAGGACGGCGCGGCGCAGTGCCCGGGAAGCTGCGAGCACCTGACGGCTGCCGACGGCTGCAGGCTCGACGCCTGGGTGGCGGCCGGGCATTCCACTCCGGCGAGGCTGGAGGCCTACCGGCGGCTGCTGGTCAGCCGCAAGGACCTCGGCGGCGCGATCCCGCTGCCCTGA
- a CDS encoding aminotransferase class I/II-fold pyridoxal phosphate-dependent enzyme, which translates to MSGLTGPSARSAVAPFYVMQLFQEAESRRALGLPVYNLAIGQPGTPAPAVVREAARQALSEHRLGYTGALGLPQLREAIAEHTRAWYGVDVPPANVVVTTGSSGGFLAAFLAAFNAGDVVAMPRPGYPAYRNILASLGCVVQEFECGPDQGYTPTLAMLQALDPTPAGLILGSPANPTGAMVAPDRIAEIAAWCRASGVRLVSDEIYHGISYAGPGANAWQFDRSSIVVNSFSKYFSMTGWRVGWLLAPDELLDAVDRLVANFTICPPTLSQLAALAAFDAHAELEANVARYAENRALLLQALPAIGLDRLAPADGAFYVYADVSDYTDNSLVWVRHVLAETGVALAPGLDFDAVEGRRFARLSFAGDLVEIEQAVTVLGKYLQAGG; encoded by the coding sequence GTGAGCGGTCTGACGGGTCCCTCAGCGCGTTCGGCGGTGGCGCCGTTCTACGTGATGCAGCTCTTCCAGGAAGCGGAGTCCCGGCGGGCGCTGGGGCTGCCGGTGTACAACCTGGCGATCGGCCAGCCGGGCACCCCGGCCCCGGCGGTGGTGCGCGAGGCGGCCCGGCAGGCGCTGTCAGAGCACCGGCTCGGTTACACCGGCGCGCTCGGGCTGCCGCAGCTGCGCGAGGCTATCGCCGAGCACACCCGGGCCTGGTACGGCGTCGACGTGCCGCCGGCCAACGTGGTGGTCACCACCGGCTCCTCCGGCGGCTTCCTGGCGGCGTTCCTGGCTGCCTTCAACGCCGGTGACGTGGTCGCGATGCCCCGGCCCGGATATCCCGCCTACCGCAACATCCTGGCCAGCCTGGGATGCGTGGTCCAGGAGTTCGAGTGCGGCCCCGACCAGGGCTACACGCCGACGCTGGCGATGCTGCAGGCGCTGGACCCGACGCCAGCAGGGCTGATCCTGGGCTCGCCGGCCAATCCGACCGGCGCGATGGTGGCGCCGGACCGGATCGCCGAGATCGCGGCCTGGTGCCGGGCCTCGGGCGTCCGGCTGGTCTCCGATGAGATCTACCACGGCATCAGCTACGCCGGCCCGGGCGCCAACGCCTGGCAGTTCGACCGGTCCTCGATCGTGGTGAACTCGTTCTCCAAGTACTTCTCGATGACCGGCTGGCGGGTGGGCTGGCTGCTGGCGCCGGACGAGCTGCTGGACGCGGTGGACCGGCTGGTCGCCAACTTCACCATCTGCCCGCCGACGCTGTCGCAGCTCGCGGCGCTGGCGGCCTTCGACGCGCACGCCGAGCTGGAAGCCAACGTGGCCCGCTACGCCGAGAACCGGGCGTTGCTGCTGCAGGCGCTGCCGGCGATCGGCCTGGACCGGCTGGCGCCGGCCGACGGGGCGTTCTACGTCTACGCCGACGTCTCCGACTACACCGACAACTCGCTGGTCTGGGTGCGCCACGTGCTGGCCGAGACCGGGGTGGCGCTGGCCCCGGGGTTGGACTTCGACGCGGTCGAGGGCCGCCGGTTCGCCCGGCTGTCCTTCGCCGGCGACCTCGTCGAGATCGAGCAGGCCGTCACGGTGCTGGGCAAGTACCTGCAGGCCGGCGGCTGA
- a CDS encoding DUF2087 domain-containing protein: MTQGQAGVDRARALADPASFDEIADPGLRRVLRAYLVRGRLPVVPRGGAKRSLLLAYLATAFEPGVRYPESEVNSIVGTWNPDVAALRRYLVDEGLLARQDSVYWRCGGWV; this comes from the coding sequence GTGACACAGGGCCAAGCCGGCGTGGACCGGGCACGGGCGCTGGCCGATCCGGCGTCTTTCGACGAGATCGCCGACCCCGGCCTTCGCCGGGTGTTGCGTGCCTACCTGGTGCGCGGGCGGTTGCCGGTGGTGCCGCGGGGCGGCGCCAAGCGCAGCCTGCTGCTGGCCTACCTGGCGACGGCCTTCGAGCCCGGCGTGCGCTATCCGGAGTCGGAGGTCAACTCGATCGTGGGGACCTGGAACCCGGACGTGGCCGCGCTGCGCCGTTACCTTGTGGACGAGGGGCTGCTGGCCCGGCAGGACAGCGTGTACTGGCGATGCGGGGGGTGGGTGTGA
- a CDS encoding serine hydroxymethyltransferase: MTELRDPIHSSPEDVRVTDDEHTSSSQARLVRAGLRSLWREDAALAAMLDDDVDYQRDTLALIASASVAHPSVLAAGAAALANVTAEGYPGARYHSGTQQFDAVETLAVARAKLLFGSQYANVQPHSCSSANLAVLAALVPSQGTLLGLDLDSGGHLTHGSSASVTGEHYRAVHYGLDRAGRIDFGQVAELAQAHRPQVLIAGGSAYPRTLDFERFRAIADSVGAYLLADISHIAGLVVAGEHPSPIDLAHVTTTSTYKQLGGPRGGLILIGKEASAPGPSGRGTLAGAMQRAVFPRVQGTPNPSSIAAKARAFDLAAQPDFARTVKLIRQDAHALATALAQLGYPLVTGGTDTHMVLIDLSEHQLTGVAAERALESCGILVNRNRIPADTKPPLVTSGLRLGTNIAAQRGMGPEAMAKCAQLIDAVLSTTVADSDNGYLVDARTASAVSTEVKHLCARYPLYEESDR, translated from the coding sequence ATGACGGAGCTTCGCGACCCGATCCACAGCAGCCCGGAGGACGTGCGCGTCACTGACGACGAGCACACCTCCAGCAGCCAAGCGCGCCTGGTGCGCGCCGGGCTGCGCAGCCTGTGGCGCGAGGACGCCGCGCTCGCAGCCATGCTCGACGACGACGTGGACTACCAACGCGACACTCTTGCCCTGATCGCCTCCGCCAGCGTCGCACACCCCTCGGTCCTGGCCGCCGGCGCCGCCGCGCTCGCCAACGTCACGGCCGAGGGCTACCCGGGCGCTCGCTACCACTCCGGAACGCAGCAATTCGACGCCGTCGAGACCCTCGCGGTGGCGCGTGCCAAGCTGCTGTTCGGGTCGCAGTACGCCAATGTGCAACCGCACTCCTGCTCGTCAGCGAACCTCGCGGTGCTCGCCGCCCTCGTGCCCTCGCAGGGCACGCTGCTCGGGCTCGACCTCGACTCCGGCGGTCACCTGACCCACGGCTCCTCGGCTTCGGTCACCGGAGAGCACTACCGCGCCGTCCACTACGGACTCGATCGCGCCGGGCGCATCGACTTCGGGCAGGTGGCCGAACTGGCGCAGGCTCATCGCCCTCAGGTGCTGATCGCCGGCGGCAGCGCTTACCCGCGGACGCTGGATTTCGAGCGGTTTCGCGCCATCGCAGACTCGGTGGGCGCCTACCTGCTCGCCGACATCTCACACATCGCGGGCCTGGTGGTCGCCGGAGAGCACCCGAGCCCGATCGACCTGGCGCACGTCACCACCACCAGCACCTACAAGCAGCTCGGCGGCCCCCGAGGCGGGTTGATCCTCATCGGAAAAGAAGCGTCCGCACCTGGCCCGAGCGGTCGCGGGACGCTGGCCGGCGCGATGCAACGCGCGGTGTTTCCGCGCGTGCAGGGGACGCCGAATCCCTCCTCGATCGCGGCGAAGGCACGCGCGTTCGACCTGGCCGCCCAGCCCGACTTCGCGCGCACCGTCAAGCTCATCCGACAGGACGCCCACGCCCTGGCCACGGCACTGGCGCAGCTGGGGTACCCGCTGGTGACCGGAGGCACCGACACCCATATGGTCCTGATCGACCTGTCCGAGCATCAGCTGACCGGAGTGGCCGCAGAGCGCGCGCTGGAGAGCTGCGGAATCCTGGTGAATCGCAACCGCATCCCGGCAGACACCAAGCCGCCCCTGGTTACCAGCGGCTTGCGGCTCGGGACCAACATCGCAGCCCAGCGCGGGATGGGACCAGAGGCCATGGCCAAGTGCGCCCAACTCATCGACGCGGTCCTCAGCACCACGGTGGCAGATTCGGACAACGGCTATCTCGTGGACGCGAGGACGGCAAGCGCGGTGAGCACGGAAGTCAAGCACCTGTGCGCTCGGTACCCGTTGTACGAGGAGTCAGATCGGTGA